A segment of the Psilocybe cubensis strain MGC-MH-2018 chromosome 5, whole genome shotgun sequence genome:
TTTCGGGTTTTCATCCCAATGCTTGGCATGAGAGAGGTATGACGCCTACACCTAGTCAGCGTATGACGAGCTCAATATAGGTGTATTTTAGGTTCTCGACTACGCCCAAGAACGATTGTTCAGAGAGAAACGTGCTAAAAACATCATTACTTCTGGTTATCGACTTGTGAGTATCAAACTTTCGGAATGTGTTATATATGATTTCACTATGCCATAGGCTTCACATGCAAATGACAATGGGAAGAAAGGGATGGCTCGGATGGGAATCACCAATTACTTCTTGAACACCGTGATCACTGCACTTCAAGCGGAGGAGTGGGAAAACTTGCTTTCTCGGTGAGCTGTTTCAATTTATGAGCAACTTATGAACCtaattatatatatatatataagtaTTGGCGAAGATGCAATGTTACATCTTCTCACAGAGACTTCGATATATGTCTCTCTCCCAAATGGATGCCTATGTCAACTGACAGGGGAACCTTTAATCAACACAGCGCCCCCAGCCTACAATGATGAAAGCCTTCCAAAGAAGATGACACAGAAACGACTTCACGAAAATGCCACTGACACTCACAACGAAAGGCCCGCCAAACGGCTAAAGCTCGAATCTAGTGTCGCTCTTCCCAATTCAACGAAACCTTCTGGGAAACGGTGTGTTTGCAAGTTCACTTTcgatttctttgtttctcaTATATAATAATAAACCAATCTCAGAACCACCCCCATCGATATTTCTTTTATCAGATTCAGAATTTTCTACTCCAGGCCTATATCCATACCCAATAGCAGACGTATCTTGGTCGGGTTGCCCTTAAAGCGTATGTTCACACAATTGAGATATAAACTCCATCTCATTTCAGTTATCTAGACGTTCTCAATCGAATAAGCCCTTGCTATATTGTAAAACCCCCCAATCTTGCTGGCCAGCCCTCGGTGGACGACTCGCGTCAAAACGCAGAGAATGCGCGGAGACTCTCCAAATACGTTTTCGCGCGTCAGTACGGTCTGTCAAATCCTTTTAAAACTAGCGGAGGTTCTTCTCCTTTCTACGGGGATTATCTCGACAGAGAACTGGAAATAAAGGTACGCTTCCGCATTTCGTATCCGAATTAGTTGGACATTTATTTCATTTGATCAGTCGAAAGGGTCTTGTAAAACCCCACAACGATTGAAGGGCATTCTGCCAGTCCTCGAAAAATTGATCAGACGACATTCTAGATGTGGCTATATACCCCTCCGAGACCTCACTTGTCCTTCAAAGGTCTGCTCAGATCAATGGAGATATATTTAAATCTTGAATCATGTCTTTTAGATCAAGACCACCGGTTCAAAGGACTTTGATAGCAGTGTCATACTGGTAAGGAATTCGCATATTTTCATTTGCTTTAGGAAAGGTTAATTCATAATTTTACATTTTTAACACAGGAAATGATGTCCGAGAATTCTATACAACTGAAATCGCAACTTGTAACCGGTCAAGGGAATATCTCGTATGATTCTTCTGGGAACCCCATACCGGCTTTCGGCCTGACGCAGGCGCAAAAACATGCCAAACAGAAACCACGGTTTGTGGAATTTGCTTGCAGCCACCTCGAGGTACGCGTTAAAAGTTGTGCATCTGCTCACGGTTGCACTCATGGCATGTTAGGTTTTTCGATATGTCGCGCTGGTTACGAAAGCTGTCATTCCAAAAACGTTTTGGGGGTCCAAAGCGAACTTCAGGCTGGTCTTGGGCTGTACGTACACGCCTCATGTTCCGCATGGCTGTTTTGCAGACACTTACAGAGTCATTTAAGATGTAAAGGAGTTTATAAGTTCCCGAAGATATGAAACATTCACTTTGCACCATGTTCTCCAGAAATTTAGCATAACTGCTTGCGATTGGCTCGCCCCTTCTAGTCCAGGATTCTTGCAGCAAGGCAGGGTCTCCGTTTCCGATGCCGTCAAGCGCCGCCAATTATTGGAagattttttgttttggtaTTTTGACTCTTTCGTGTTGCTATTGCTCAAGGTAGGTATCTTTCTCAAGCATACTATATTGCTTGACTTGTCATCTGATCATATGCATGCTAGACAAATTTCTACGTGACGGACTCCTCTGCTTTCCGTAACAATGTTCTCTATTTCAGACATGACGACTGGGCAACCTTATGCGCTCCGTTGGTTGAAAGGTTGACATCTGTTACCTTCGAAAAGCTTACAGATGtatgttttgttttccttATATCCTAATACACTCATCAATTCTGTATTCTTTGTACTCAGGAGGAGGCAGCCGCCATCTTGCGACAACGCAAATTGGGATTCTCATTTGTACGCCTTCTACCTAAAGAAACTGGTGTCAGGCCTATTGTCAATCTTCGAAGAAGGAAAGCGTCAGCAAAGGTATTGTGTATTCCTTTAAATATACCAATATGCACCAAATGCATACTATCGCAGGGCTCCTATGGCAATGAACAGTCGATCAATCAGATCCTCCAAGGCGCCTTCAGTATTTTGACCTATGAACGGGTACGTAGTTTGCTTTTTTATGTAGTCTTATGTCGTATAATTGGTTTTGACAAACTTACTGTGCCCAGAGTAACCAGCCTGAAAATCTCGGAGCGTCGATCTTCAATTATAATGATATATGCCTGAAGTTAAAAAAGCTGAAAGCCAGTCTTCCGAGAGACTCGAAAGGTGGATTGTGAGTCGAATCACCACCCTATGTCTTAACAAGTTACTAAGAATCGAAGTAGACCCAAACTTTACTTTGTGAAGCTAGATGTCCAGGCCTGTTTCGATACCATTGACCAAACAAAGTTGCTGCACGTTATACGCCAGCTGATATCAGAGGTACAGGGAATTTCTCTGATTAAGTTTTGAAGGGAATCTTATAACTTATTAGGATGTATATATGATTCAAAAATACGGACAAGTACGGTCGTTAGCTGGCAAAATCAGAAGAATGTTCCTCAAGAAGGCAGTTCCTGAAGGTGCGATTGCTTTTTCCAAGATCATGAAGTGACAAAGATTTATTTCTTTGCACATAGATGACCATCCTCATTTCATGCGTTATGCTGCTGACCTGGCTGGCTCCCTTCGCGATGTAATTTTCGTGGACCAGGTAGGCTTCATGTTTCATTCTGAACTTTGTCGACGTCCTGACCACAATAGGTGGTTTATCCTCTTTCTAAGAAGCAGGAAGTTCTACAACTTCTCGAAGAACATATCACCGAAAATATTGTCAAGGTATCTTTCTTGCCTCGTGTAACTGAACACTGATGGATGTAGACTGTTCTTAGATAGGCTCCACATACTATCGTCAGATGGTCGGCATTCCACAGGGATCCATTCTTTCGACTATATTATGCTCTTTCTTCTATGGAGACCTCGAAAAGAGATTTGGAAAATATACTGAAGATCCACATAGCGTGAGTGCAGCAAAATTTCACGTAAATATTATCTAACCAAAGGTATAGGCCCTTCTGCGACTTACTGATGATTATTTATTTGTTACGACAAATCTCGAGTCTGCGAAGGGATTTTTAAACATGATGAAAAAAGGTTCGCCGGCTAGACATTTCCGGTTAGCAACGAAGGCTGATATCTTTGTAGGTCATCCGGAATATGGATGCTTCATCGCACAAGACAAAACTTTAACGAACTTTGAACATGGTGACCATACGCTGAATGTATTGGACCTAACTCAAAAATGTGTGTGTTGTCATATTTTCAGAACATCCTCAATTTTTGACGGATTAATCAAGCTTTTCCTTGGTGCGGCCTTCTGATTGGAATGCAAGACTTATCAGTTAGGGTGGACTACAGTCGATACAACGGAAGCGGTAAGCGATTCATGAtcctcttttctttgaagAGTATGATTTTGAGCGTTATCACGAGCAGGAATCGGAAGCACGCTAACCGTAGACAGAGGCCGACGCCCTGGCGTATCTTTCATCTACAAGATGCTGCAGTACGTATAGCGGCGGGCTGTGTGTTATAATTATGCTGACAAGCCGGAACGGTACAGGCCAGTCAAGCGAAAAAGTCATGCAATATTCTCTGATCGCGAGCTCAACAGCAAACACATTGTATACCTGAACATCTATCAGAATTTGCTTCTGACGGCGCTGAAGATGGACGCTTACATTTCAGCGCTGGGAGAGGGTGGAAAGAAGAATACGGCTTTCCTGCGCAGTAAGTGTACAGTGCGGTCAAGGGCTAGCTAGCCTGATCGTTTTCTATCTTTACCCGTGAAGGTGTCATCCAAAAGACAATCGTGTATAAGTACACGTCTGTCCGTATGCACGCACGGAGCGAAGGCAACCAGAATGACGGTACCAACTCTGATATTCACAAAGAGGCTGTGATGTGGTGAGTCCGCTCCTGCCCATTTTTATCTCACCAAGAATGACGCCCTTGGCAGGCTCGGCAATCATGCCTTCCAGTATATCCTGAGCCGGAAGCCCCAGAAATACAAGGCATTGGTGTGGTGGTTGAAGGTAGAAATGGGGAGGATGAAGCGTAAATCGTACTGCTACCAGTTCAAAGAGCTGGTCACAGAGGGTCAGAAGGACTTTGCTGTGATCGCAGTCTGATCTTGAGCTGAATGTCGGGGACGCATCGAAGGATCTGCGGTAGTGCTTTGTCAAAAGATTGGCGGACACGTGACCATTCCCGCCGGATGATGACTTCTCTCGGAAAACGGACGGTTGACGCACGTGAGGAGGCGCGGCGTAACAGCCTGTCACCCCCCTCACTGTAAATGTGTCACGCTGACCGTCGTCTTCCATTTTGGGAAGGCGTGATGGTCGATCGTCACCTCGCTTTACGCATGTTTCGTACTCAACCTATTGCTCCCCGTTGCCTCTATACCTCTTTTATTCGCTTCTCCGTCTATCGTTACCGCTTTTGCTAATTTCTCTTAATTACAGATGCAACTATGACCTCATTTCCAAAGGCTTTGAAttgccagcagcagcaacatcaacaaaTCCGATCAGGAATCTCTATGGACCTACGCTTGTGTTGGCTCTCATCTTTGTCTTGACAGTCCTCGCTCTTCTTCCTGGGGCAATGGAAGAACTTCAAAGCATCAATAAGTCATCAATTCTGTTggaggttgatgttgagaaagGGCCGCCTCAGTCAGATGCAAGCAGGCTTCCGCTTCCCGCTCAGTCCAAAGGAGGTTCAGGGATCACGGTTTGCTACGTCGATGTGTGAGTCTTTCTGTTTTTACTTATATATTCCATTTCTAATGTAGTTTTATAGTTTTAATATGAAGAAAGCTGATTTGGTAGACCTGTGTCGCCAATACAAGCTTCCTGTTTCCGGTACAATCAAGGTTCTTATCGAGAGATTACAGGAGTTTAGTGGTCAGCGAGAACAATGGGACCGGTTAGCCTACTCTCTCTGTGCTTTCCTTCTAGGTGTTTATTATAGCTAATCTATTCCTACAAGACTCACTACAGGTGTTGCTCGTCGTTCTCATCTTGGGTTTAGCACCCATTCTTCTACAAAACCAACAGCCAGCCACAAAAAGTCAGTGCAGCGTCGTGAAaaaatgtttttggagtCAACAAATACAGAAAATGGCAATCCGAAATCTCTTCCATCTATTCTATCAACGGCAGTTCAGCCCTCTCATCAATGGTGTCAAACTCGTCGAGCTGCCGATCTTGATTGGGTACGCATGTTGTATATTTGTTTAGTTGCCCTACAACTCATACTAAGCCCTCATTTGATGCTACAGGCACGTTATATTGTCAATTTATACCCATATCGTAGAGAAGAAACTAGGAATAGGTTGGCAGAGCGTGATGCGGCACAATTTAATCAGAAACGACTGGTAAGTAGTAAACATTCTTATTATTGTTTTATCATTAATTGTATCTATATATCTAGTTCTCAAGCTCAAATGACGATGACGTTAAGGCTGGGATTGAGATAGCGAATGGCCATCTCTTAAAAATTGTCAACTGGGTTGAAGCTGGGACTACttctcctcatccaactcCATCGCCCTCTCATCAGCTTCAACCAAGCACATCCCACTTTTCGGTGGCAGCTACTAAGGATTTGCAAAATTCTCAAGGTCATTCAATTTCTGCTTCTACCACAACCACTCCTACTCGCACAGTAACTATGGCTAGTGGATCTATTACTTTTTCATCATCCGAtgttccaccaccacccgctgTTTCATTTGCTTCTGATATTCCTGGATTGAATCGCATGTGGGACGATACAAGCATTTATTGGGATGGATATTCTGTGCTTACAATTAAGGGAACGGCCATTCCTATTGTATACTGGAAGGAGATATACACCTCTAAGGGTAGTGTTGAATGGAAGCCGAAGCAGTGGGAGTCACTCAAAGGGAAATTTTTTGATTGGAAGGTAACTGGCTAATGTTCATTCTTGAATCTTGATGAATATGTTTTGACCGCTTTTTGCTCAGATTCTTGTCCATCAATGGCGACAAGGATCTCCCGAAGATTTCTGGGCTAAATTCACCAAAGACGGCAAGATACTGGGCTATCGTCAAATTCTTGATCAACTCGCTGAACAAAGAACTGCTCATGATGCACTTTTTGCACAACAGATTATGCACGAGTATGGTAATCAATTTTCATCTATTTTTTCTTATGTTAAGAATGGGACAAGACATGTCAAGACAAAACCTTGTCATATTATTAAGCAGTACCGTAGGATGAAGGGTCTCATTAACGAAGACGACAATGATGAGGATAATTAGTTGATTATGTTTTTGCTCCAATATCTTACATCAATTATATATAATTTTACTATGCACAGTGACATGTTCGTCCACACATAAAGCACTTGACTGCAGGTGGTTTATCAGAATTAAAAAAGTCTTCTCGACGCTGTGTTGGGTTATCATTCCAAGATATTAGATATCTCACAATAGTGAGATTAGAAAATTCAGTACTCCATCCACCCCATTCACAAATAGTGCGAATAGACCAACGTCTTTCTGATGAAAGGTATTGGCAACCACCACGACGGAAAGAGTGTGTTCCATATGGTATTGGATCAACGCCAATATCAAGAAGATTGTTTCGGAACAGCTCAAGAAATTGCTCTGATGTCTATTTGAATGAGAAATAAGTAGAAGCATTTGTATAAATAGCATACCATGGGTATGTTATCAGCCGATGGCCTATCCCCAGATGCAATCTTTCGAAAAATGTAGCCATCGGTAATCTCGCTTGCATCAAGCCAATTTGCCATTGCACGAACAGGACAAAGATGAGCCTCATTTTCTGCTAGTAACCGCAGATAAAATGGCTTAATTCCTAAAGAAATATATATTAGAATAGACTTCAAATAGTTTAAAAAAGTTTTACCGCCATGCTGATGTGTTTTGCGAAATGGTAGTGTAAGAACCAGTCCAGGTGGATTCATCTGATAAACAATATGTTCACGTCGGATTTTCAATACCTCATCTGATCGGAGTAGACAGAGAAAAGCAATTGTATAAATTGCCTCAAGAGCGCGTCGGGCtaatcctcctccccaatgGTTGCTATCTTGTTCTTTTCTAGACCCTGGAGCATAGGGTTTGATATCATAGTTTTCGGATTTATGATTTTCATCATAAAGAGCTTTTAGAGTAGCTGAGGTGATTGCGCGTGCACTTGTTGGTGTTTCACCATTTCGAATCTAAAAAGGAGATATATAGTCAAAACTACAGCCAATCAAGCAATTTGAGTGCAACTTGAACATTACCTTCCGAGCACGCAAACTCATCATGTATGTTGCTACGGTGTCGGATACTGATGGATTTCCTATCATTTTACCCGTAAGCTCATTTCTTCTCCACCTATCTGAGCCTAAACCAAGTTCACGTCCAAAAAGATATGTCATAGACGCTCTCATCTTTTGGCCATGTACATAGGAATCACGGACAACATGTGTTGGCTTTAAAGTTCCATCAAGATAAATATCATCGCATCTAGAAAATACGGtagtttgaaaaaaattccaatagAGAAAATCAATAAGCTTACTTGTCCATAATCCATGCCGCAATGAAAAAAGGTGCATCGTCGGGTGGATTGCAACAAGCAAAATCTTCACGTTTTTTAATCATGTTCTTGCTAATCAGAAACTTGATACATTGCTTGATAAGACTAGaataaaaacaaaataagCGCACTATTTAGAAATGAAGACAGGATAGTATTACCGCTGATAATCAGCATCAGTTTTGTCTGTGACTCCTTTAGATGCACCAGTAATTGTATCTCGCCACTTGGAAGCTGTTGGATTGTGGCTATCTAAATCTTCACTAGAAAGATCATGAAGTGACAGATTGGGCAGAGTCTCTGTTTCACCGTCGAGATCGTTTTCAACGTCTTCTGGTATAAATGGTTCATTTTCAATAGTAGGAGAAGGACTGCCAGATATAATGGAGTTTAGACCGGCATAGATTGAGTTTGAGGGCACCACCATTGAGGAAAGCATAGTAGGGATTAGATTTAAGAAATTGTAGCGGAAAGGAGTACACTGATTAGAATATATACTTTTGTAAAGCTTACTGCGGACAAAACAGATAGGAGTAGTAGACTCATTTGAAACACATTGTAAGAAGGCAATTTACAGCAAGGAGGCGATCTAGTGGCATTATGGTGAAGACACGCTCAAACAcgtaaaaaaacaaatataAGCCATACCTAATTCTAAATACCCTCCATCATATTACTTGGAATCCATGCACGTAGCTTTGGAAGACAATTTTGAATCCAAGAATCGACACTTGATTGATCAAATCGAGGATTTTCTTGAGCCGCTCGAAGCCTATTAATGCCATCTTGAATAATGTCTTTTGGAAAATCAATCTTGACACGTAATTCCGGAGAGCGCTTGCTA
Coding sequences within it:
- a CDS encoding Telomerase reverse transcriptase; its protein translation is MSTSDDLAPSVAILKRYYGCVKGLQNYLADILELNGRRLDPKELLSDDDSQSYLQLLSTSYVGVKNLTSGKTFRVFIPMLGMREVLDYAQERLFREKRAKNIITSGYRLASHANDNGKKGMARMGITNYFLNTVITALQAEEWENLLSRIGEDAMLHLLTETSIYVSLPNGCLCQLTGEPLINTAPPAYNDESLPKKMTQKRLHENATDTHNERPAKRLKLESSVALPNSTKPSGKRPISIPNSRRILVGLPLKHVLNRISPCYIVKPPNLAGQPSVDDSRQNAENARRLSKYVFARQYGLSNPFKTSGGSSPFYGDYLDRELEIKSKGSCKTPQRLKGILPVLEKLIRRHSRCGYIPLRDLTCPSKIKTTGSKDFDSSVILEMMSENSIQLKSQLVTGQGNISYDSSGNPIPAFGLTQAQKHAKQKPRFVEFACSHLEKFSITACDWLAPSSPGFLQQGRVSVSDAVKRRQLLEDFLFWYFDSFVLLLLKTNFYVTDSSAFRNNVLYFRHDDWATLCAPLVERLTSVTFEKLTDEEAAAILRQRKLGFSFVRLLPKETGVRPIVNLRRRKASAKGSYGNEQSINQILQGAFSILTYERSNQPENLGASIFNYNDICLKLKKLKASLPRDSKGGLPKLYFVKLDVQACFDTIDQTKLLHVIRQLISEDVYMIQKYGQVRSLAGKIRRMFLKKAVPEDDHPHFMRYAADLAGSLRDVIFVDQKQEVLQLLEEHITENIVKIGSTYYRQMVGIPQGSILSTILCSFFYGDLEKRFGKYTEDPHSALLRLTDDYLFVTTNLESAKGFLNMMKKGHPEYGCFIAQDKTLTNFEHGDHTLNVLDLTQKWWTTVDTTEASMILSVITSRNRKHANRRQRPTPWRIFHLQDAAPERYRPVKRKSHAIFSDRELNSKHIVYLNIYQNLLLTALKMDAYISALGEGGKKNTAFLRSVIQKTIVYKYTSVRMHARSEGNQNDGTNSDIHKEAVMWLGNHAFQYILSRKPQKYKALVWWLKVEMGRMKRKSYCYQFKELVTEGQKDFAVIAV